The following are encoded together in the Lathyrus oleraceus cultivar Zhongwan6 chromosome 3, CAAS_Psat_ZW6_1.0, whole genome shotgun sequence genome:
- the LOC127131861 gene encoding protein GLUTAMINE DUMPER 5-like has translation MNVSSSEAEAEAASFKNMSSPIPYLFGGLGVIFGAIALSLLIIVCSLWKQSLSSESSNYEEKSSNMHVMDMDQACSEPKIVVMMPGENNPTYFAKPVSSITHLDQDIQI, from the coding sequence ATGAATGTATCATCAtcagaagcagaagcagaagcAGCAAGTTTTAAAAACATGAGTTCTCCAATTCCTTACCTGTTTGGGGGCTTAGGTGTCATATTCGGAGCCATCGCATTATCATTACTCATTATAGTATGTTCTTTGTGGAAACAATCTTTATCTTCTGAATCATCTAATTACGAGGAGAAATCATCCAATATGCATGTTATGGATATGGATCAGGCATGTTCTGAGCCAAAGATTGTTGTGATGATGCCAGGAGAGAATAATCCTACTTATTTCGCTAAGCCAGTTTCATCCATAACTCATCTTGATCAAGATATACAAATTTAG
- the LOC127131862 gene encoding uncharacterized protein LOC127131862 encodes MVNRNQNADENFHRVRQDGVIEDNNLAAMVEKIMARNGINIGLRRPNCTYPMFGYMLQTEHPRGWKVPKFTKFSGDTSESTVEHIARYLNEVGDIANNENLSVRCFPSSIMKNAFTWFTTLLANSIQDWTRLERLFHEQFYMGQSKINLKELASIRRKFSELIDDYLNRFWLLKARCFTQVPEHELVKIVAGGLNYSIRKKLDTQYLRDIAELADRVRQVEHLKAEKARASKNNKRESVVYVEMDKDNQEIYSDPIGFDESEIDLAELRQR; translated from the coding sequence ATGGTCAATCGAAACCAAAACGCTGATGAGAACTTTCATCGGGTTCGACAGGACGGAGTTATAGAGGATAACAAtttggcagccatggtcgaaaaGATTATGGCGCGAAATGGGATAAACATAGGCCTACGCAGGCCAAACTGTACGTATCCCATGTTTGGATATATGTTGCAAACTGAACATCCCAGGGGATGGAAAGTCCCAAAATTCACAAAATTCTCTGGTGATACCAGCGAATCTACCGTCGAACATATAGCCAGGTATTTGAATGAGGTCGGGGACATTGCTAACAACGAGAACTTGAGTGTAAGATGTTTCCCTAGTTCCATCATGAAAAATGCTTTCACTTGGTTCACTACACTCCTAGCAAACTCCATCCAGGATTGGACTCGTTTAGAAAGAttgttccatgaacagttttatATGGGACAATCTAAGATCAATTTGAAGGAATTGGCTAGTATTAGACGTAAGTTTAGTGAGCTGATAGATGATTATCTAAATAGGTTCTGGTTGTTGAAGGCAAGGTGTTTTACACAAGTTCCCGAACATGAACTAGTTAAAATTGTTGCAGGTGGTTTAaattattccattaggaagaagcTAGATACCCAATATTTAAGAGATATAGCCGAATTAGCAGATCGAGTTCGACAGGTAGAGCATTTAAAGGCGGAAAAAGCTAGGGCAAGTAAGAACAACAAAAGGGAAAGTGTAGTGTACGTCGAAATGGATAAGGATAATCAGGAGATATATAGTGATCCTATAGGTTTTGACGAAAGCGAAATCGATTTGGCCGAGTTGAGACAAAGATGA